CGCGTGAACGGATACGTCGGCTACGTTCTGGAGGCCGCGGGCGGGCCGCTTCGCCGGGTGGAGCGGGCGATCCCGGTCCCCGGTCCCGAAGAGGCGCTCGTGCGCGTCGCCGGGTGCGGCGTCTGTCACACCGACGCCGGGTTCCTGGAGGCCGGAGTGCGCACGCGCCACCCGCTGCCCCTCGTCCTCGGCCACGAGATCTCGGGATACGTCGAGGACGCGGGGAGCGCGTTTCGTTCGCTCGTGGGCCGCGCCGTCGTCGTGCCGGCCGTCATGCCGTGCGGGACCTGCGCGGAGTGCCGGGCCGGCCGTGCGACCGTCTGCGCCGCCCAGGTGATGCCCGGAAACGACCGCGACGGCGGTTTCGCGACGCACGTCGTCGTGCCGGCGGGCGCGCTGTGTCCGGTCCCGGGGGCATCCTCGGATCCCGACGCTCCGCTGGCGGGAAAGACCACTCTCCGGCACCTCTCGGTCGTCGCGGACGCCGTGTCGACCGCGTACCAGTCGGTGCTGCGGTCGGGAGCGGCCGCCGGGGACGCGGCGGTCGTCGTGGGGCTGGGAGGAGTCGGCGGCTACGCGGCGCAGATCGCTCGCGACCGCGGCGCGGCGGTGATCGCGATCGACGTCGATCCGGCGCGGCTCGAGGCCGCGCGCGACAAGGGCGCCGTCGACGCGATCGATCCTTCCGGACTCTCGGCGAAGGAGATCCGGGGGCGCGTGCAGGCCGCCGCGCGGAAGGCCGGCGCCGCGGCGGCCGGCTGGAAGATCTACGAGTGCTCCGGGACGGCGGCCGGGCAGACGACGGCTTTCGGACTCCTCGGCCCCGCAGCGACCCTGATGATCGTCGGCTTCACGCTCGACGCCGTTTCCGTCCGGCTTTCGAACCTGATGGCGTTCGACGCGAAGGCGGTGGGAAACTGGGGATGCGATCCGGCGCATTATCCGGAGATCGTCCGGCTGGTGCTCGAGGGGAGGATCGACGTGGTTTCGTCGACGGAAATGCGGTCTCTCTCTTCGGTGACCCGCGTCTTCGAGGATCTCCGCGAGCATCGGGTGTCGGGGCGCGTCGTGCTCGTTCCCGACGAGGGCCTCCGCGCTTGAGGGATCCCGTGCGTCTGGTTTCCGGGGAGGGCGGAGTCGGGCGGATCGTCCTCGACCGCCCTCCCGCGAACATCCTCGATCTCGAGACGTTCGCGGCGATCCGAAGCGCGATCGGGAAGATCGCGGCCGATCCGGACGTCCGAGCGCTCGTCTTCGAAGGCGCGGGGGCCAACTTCAGCTTCGGGGCGTCTGTCGCCGAGCACCTGCCCGAGCGGGTCGGCGAGCTCCTCCCCGCGTTCCGGTCCCTCCTCGTCGATCTCGAAGACTCGGGAATCCCGACCGCCTCGATCGTGCGGGGCCAGTGCCTCGGCGGGGGCCTCGAGCTCGCGGCGTGGTGCGGCCGGGTCTTCTGCGATCCGACGGCGCGGTTCGCCGTTCCCGAGATCCGGCTCGCGGTCTTCCCGCCGATCGCCGCGATCCTCCTTCCGTGGCGCATCGGCGGACCGGCGGCCACCCAGATGATCCTCTCCGGATCGGCCGTCGACGGAGAAACGGCGGCGCGCACGGGGCTCGCCGACGCGTGCGCCGCCGATCCCGAGGAGGCGTTCCGGGCCTGGTTCGAGGAGACGCTCGCGCCGAAGTCGGCCGTCGCTCTCCGCTTCGCGTCGAGAGCCGTCCGCCGGCCCCTCGCGCTCGCTCTCGCGGACGACCTGCCGGCCCTCGAGAAGGTCTATCTCGACGAGCTCATGGCGCGACGCGATCCCGTCGAGGGCCTCCGCGCGTTCCTGGAGAAACGCAAGCCCCGCTGGGAGAACCGTTGAACCGCGCGCCTTCGCCGGCGCCGACTCGCGTCGCCATCGTCGACTGGGCGGCGGAAACGGCCGGCGATCTCGACTTCTCGGCCGCGCGGGAATGGCTCGCGGAAGACCCGTCGCGCCGCGCCGCCGGCTATCTTCCCGTGTACGCCCCGCGCGAGGTGA
The nucleotide sequence above comes from Thermoanaerobaculia bacterium. Encoded proteins:
- a CDS encoding enoyl-CoA hydratase/isomerase family protein gives rise to the protein MRDPVRLVSGEGGVGRIVLDRPPANILDLETFAAIRSAIGKIAADPDVRALVFEGAGANFSFGASVAEHLPERVGELLPAFRSLLVDLEDSGIPTASIVRGQCLGGGLELAAWCGRVFCDPTARFAVPEIRLAVFPPIAAILLPWRIGGPAATQMILSGSAVDGETAARTGLADACAADPEEAFRAWFEETLAPKSAVALRFASRAVRRPLALALADDLPALEKVYLDELMARRDPVEGLRAFLEKRKPRWENR
- the had gene encoding 6-hydroxycyclohex-1-ene-1-carbonyl-CoA dehydrogenase yields the protein MNGYVGYVLEAAGGPLRRVERAIPVPGPEEALVRVAGCGVCHTDAGFLEAGVRTRHPLPLVLGHEISGYVEDAGSAFRSLVGRAVVVPAVMPCGTCAECRAGRATVCAAQVMPGNDRDGGFATHVVVPAGALCPVPGASSDPDAPLAGKTTLRHLSVVADAVSTAYQSVLRSGAAAGDAAVVVGLGGVGGYAAQIARDRGAAVIAIDVDPARLEAARDKGAVDAIDPSGLSAKEIRGRVQAAARKAGAAAAGWKIYECSGTAAGQTTAFGLLGPAATLMIVGFTLDAVSVRLSNLMAFDAKAVGNWGCDPAHYPEIVRLVLEGRIDVVSSTEMRSLSSVTRVFEDLREHRVSGRVVLVPDEGLRA